The following proteins are encoded in a genomic region of Pseudomonas saponiphila:
- a CDS encoding TusE/DsrC/DsvC family sulfur relay protein, translating to MSTLTVGARAIELDKDGYLVNLDDWSADVAQALAANEALELSAEHWEILELLQGFYKEFQLSPATRPLIKYTALKLGPDKGNSLHLNRLFKGTPAKLAAKLAGLPKPTNCL from the coding sequence ATGAGTACCCTGACCGTGGGCGCCCGCGCCATCGAGCTGGACAAGGACGGTTACCTGGTCAACCTCGACGACTGGTCGGCCGATGTGGCCCAGGCCCTGGCCGCCAATGAAGCGCTTGAGCTCAGTGCGGAGCACTGGGAAATCCTCGAACTGCTGCAGGGCTTCTACAAGGAGTTCCAGCTGTCTCCGGCCACCCGCCCGCTGATCAAGTACACCGCCCTCAAGCTGGGCCCGGACAAGGGCAACAGCCTGCACCTGAACCGACTGTTCAAGGGTACTCCCGCCAAACTCGCCGCCAAGCTGGCGGGCCTGCCGAAGCCGACCAATTGCCTATGA
- the tusB gene encoding sulfurtransferase complex subunit TusB, producing the protein MSTLHVLSHSPFTDTRLSSCLRVLGSADGLLLCGDAAYALQPNTAVYAELGARSGLNLYVLEEDLNARGLTLPAWARAVDYPGFVELSIEHDKVNTWL; encoded by the coding sequence ATGTCGACCTTGCATGTGTTGTCCCACTCGCCCTTCACCGACACCCGCCTGAGCAGTTGCCTGCGCGTGCTGGGCAGCGCCGATGGCCTGCTGCTGTGCGGCGACGCCGCCTACGCCCTGCAGCCGAACACAGCTGTCTACGCCGAACTGGGCGCCCGCAGCGGCCTGAATCTGTACGTGCTGGAAGAAGACCTGAACGCTCGCGGCCTGACCCTGCCGGCCTGGGCCCGGGCAGTGGATTACCCGGGTTTCGTCGAGTTGTCGATTGAGCATGACAAGGTCAACACCTGGCTATGA
- the tusC gene encoding sulfurtransferase complex subunit TusC has protein sequence MAKSLLLISRQAPWSGPGAREALDIVLAGGAFDLPIGLLFLDDGVLQLAPGQQASLLRQKDLSANLQALSLFGVDELFACNASLKARGLDPAALGLDAVQVLDAPELAGIIDRFAQVITL, from the coding sequence ATGGCCAAATCCCTGTTGTTGATCAGCCGTCAGGCGCCGTGGTCCGGCCCTGGTGCCCGGGAGGCCCTGGACATCGTCCTGGCCGGCGGCGCCTTCGACCTGCCCATCGGCCTGCTGTTTCTCGACGATGGCGTGCTGCAACTGGCGCCCGGGCAACAGGCGTCGCTGCTGCGCCAGAAAGACCTGAGCGCCAACCTGCAGGCGCTGTCGCTGTTCGGCGTTGACGAGCTGTTCGCCTGCAACGCCAGCCTCAAGGCTCGCGGCCTCGACCCGGCGGCCCTGGGCCTTGACGCGGTACAAGTGCTGGACGCCCCGGAACTGGCCGGGATCATCGACCGTTTTGCCCAGGTGATTACCCTCTGA
- the tusD gene encoding sulfurtransferase complex subunit TusD: MKFAIALFSAAHAPSSRRALLFAQAALAGGHEIVRLFFYQDGVYNAANSVVTPQDEQDLPREWREFVQQHQLDGVVCIAAALRRGVLNADEAQRYQRTAVNVEAPWELSGLGQLHDAVQAADRLICFGGA; encoded by the coding sequence ATGAAGTTCGCCATCGCCCTGTTCTCCGCCGCCCACGCGCCTTCCTCGCGCCGCGCCCTGCTGTTCGCCCAGGCGGCGCTGGCGGGCGGGCACGAGATTGTCCGGCTGTTTTTCTATCAGGACGGCGTGTACAACGCTGCCAACAGCGTGGTCACGCCCCAGGACGAACAGGACCTGCCCCGGGAATGGCGGGAGTTCGTCCAGCAGCACCAGCTCGATGGCGTGGTGTGCATCGCCGCGGCCCTGCGCCGGGGTGTGCTGAATGCCGACGAAGCCCAGCGCTATCAGCGCACGGCGGTGAACGTCGAGGCGCCCTGGGAACTGTCGGGGCTCGGCCAGTTGCATGACGCGGTGCAGGCCGCCGATCGCCTGATCTGTTTTGGAGGGGCGTGA
- a CDS encoding SDR family oxidoreductase, translating into MMDLNSAVVVVTGAGRGLGAALAISLADLGCKLILCGRNAEALAQVSAAIQTRTGQAADCVVVDLASSDSVKAALAEIHVRQPRVDILINNGAMWLEASEQPHSAAEVTGVIDAALTGTFLLTQGLMPALKASKRPDIVTIGSISGLPNAPLHSVSLPFYAAKHGQLALADGLRQVLKGTPVRSLCVHPPYLEDISPLDPAWQQVPARHKGQQGTNRDVVEAVVFALTRPRHISLSSIVIDTDSGGLFD; encoded by the coding sequence ATGATGGATTTGAATTCGGCGGTGGTGGTGGTCACCGGTGCCGGTCGTGGTCTGGGCGCGGCGCTGGCCATCAGTCTGGCGGACCTGGGCTGCAAGTTGATTCTCTGTGGGCGCAACGCCGAGGCCCTGGCGCAAGTGAGCGCGGCCATCCAGACGCGCACCGGCCAGGCCGCCGATTGCGTGGTGGTGGACCTGGCCAGCAGCGACAGCGTCAAGGCGGCCCTGGCGGAGATTCACGTGCGTCAGCCGCGGGTGGACATTCTGATCAACAACGGCGCCATGTGGCTGGAGGCCAGCGAGCAGCCCCACAGCGCCGCCGAGGTCACGGGTGTGATCGATGCGGCCCTGACCGGCACCTTCCTCCTGACCCAGGGCCTGATGCCGGCGCTCAAGGCCTCCAAGCGCCCGGACATCGTCACCATCGGTTCCATCAGCGGTCTGCCCAATGCACCGCTGCACAGCGTGTCGCTGCCGTTCTACGCGGCCAAGCACGGGCAACTGGCCCTGGCCGACGGCCTGCGCCAGGTGCTCAAGGGCACGCCGGTGCGTTCGCTGTGCGTGCATCCGCCGTATCTGGAAGACATCTCGCCGCTGGACCCGGCCTGGCAGCAGGTTCCGGCACGGCACAAAGGCCAGCAGGGCACCAACCGCGACGTGGTGGAAGCGGTGGTCTTCGCCCTGACCCGACCACGGCACATCAGCCTGTCGTCGATCGTCATCGATACCGACAGCGGCGGTCTGTTCGACTGA
- a CDS encoding YoaK family protein, translated as MLPSTSTPAASATLQHTQKWRGRVGLGLVACLSVLAGMTDAIGFMATGDFVSFMSGNTTRMAVAISDGEPGLVLRLLLLVATFVVGNALGVVVSRLAGHRALPLLLSIGALLCASAAWPFEQQLPALLAAIIAMGMLNAAVEEVNGLPIGLTYVTGALSRFGRGLGRWLLGERRNGWRVQLVPWSGMFAGAVLGALLEQHLGLKALYVSGLLAALLGIASLKIPRRWQLGYKTR; from the coding sequence ATGTTGCCTTCGACTTCCACACCAGCGGCCAGCGCCACCCTGCAGCACACGCAGAAATGGCGCGGGCGGGTCGGCCTCGGGCTAGTGGCCTGCCTCTCCGTGCTGGCCGGGATGACTGACGCCATCGGCTTCATGGCCACTGGCGATTTCGTTTCCTTCATGAGCGGCAACACCACGCGCATGGCGGTGGCCATCAGTGATGGCGAACCGGGCCTGGTGCTGCGCCTGTTGCTGCTGGTGGCGACCTTTGTCGTCGGCAACGCCCTGGGCGTGGTGGTCAGCCGCCTGGCCGGACACCGCGCCCTGCCCTTGCTGCTGAGCATTGGCGCATTGCTCTGCGCCTCCGCCGCCTGGCCCTTCGAACAGCAATTGCCGGCCCTGCTGGCAGCCATCATCGCCATGGGCATGCTCAATGCGGCGGTGGAGGAAGTGAACGGCCTGCCCATCGGCCTGACCTACGTCACCGGTGCCCTGTCGCGCTTTGGCCGCGGGCTGGGGCGCTGGCTGCTCGGCGAACGGCGCAACGGCTGGCGGGTACAGCTGGTGCCGTGGAGCGGGATGTTCGCCGGAGCGGTGCTGGGGGCCTTGCTGGAACAGCACCTTGGGCTCAAGGCGCTGTATGTCAGCGGGTTGCTTGCCGCCCTGCTGGGCATCGCGTCATTGAAGATTCCGCGCCGCTGGCAACTGGGCTACAAGACCCGCTGA
- a CDS encoding DUF6388 family protein codes for MAIDQYPHEQALGTFLEQRPELREQLDHLNPLEARARGETPAQYRAERLHEAFEAEAERLGLFAWELSLQLTTASPEEFRAQRLEVHKEVAEMAGMPWAEYCALHQLDPQP; via the coding sequence ATGGCCATCGATCAATACCCCCATGAACAGGCCCTGGGCACGTTCCTCGAACAGCGCCCCGAGCTGCGTGAACAGCTGGACCACCTCAACCCGCTGGAAGCCCGGGCCCGAGGCGAAACCCCGGCGCAGTACCGCGCCGAGCGCCTGCATGAAGCTTTCGAGGCCGAAGCCGAGCGCCTGGGGCTGTTCGCCTGGGAACTGAGCCTGCAACTGACCACCGCCAGTCCGGAGGAATTCCGCGCCCAGCGCCTTGAGGTGCACAAGGAGGTGGCGGAGATGGCCGGCATGCCCTGGGCTGAATATTGCGCCCTGCATCAGCTTGATCCGCAGCCTTGA
- a CDS encoding RDD family protein: MEVSRAGLIIRRILAYLLDAALVTALWFFLCALIDNLQYSEWALLITWCLYFPLSEYLLRGYTVGKALCGLQVINGIGQPPSLLQVLIRSATRPLEAAISPVTLLICCESSRFQRIGDRLARTYVIARKDLARLRDLTATVS, encoded by the coding sequence ATGGAAGTATCGAGAGCTGGCCTGATCATCCGGCGCATTCTGGCTTATCTGCTGGACGCCGCGCTGGTGACCGCGCTGTGGTTTTTCCTCTGCGCGCTGATCGACAACCTCCAGTATTCGGAGTGGGCGCTGTTGATCACCTGGTGCCTGTATTTTCCCCTCAGCGAATACCTGTTGCGGGGTTACACCGTCGGCAAGGCCCTGTGCGGCCTGCAAGTGATCAATGGTATCGGCCAGCCGCCTTCGCTATTGCAGGTGCTGATCCGCTCGGCGACCCGACCGCTGGAGGCGGCCATCAGCCCGGTCACCCTGCTGATCTGCTGTGAATCGAGCCGCTTCCAGCGCATTGGCGACAGGCTGGCGCGCACCTATGTCATTGCGCGCAAGGACCTGGCGCGGTTGCGTGATTTGACCGCCACGGTGTCTTGA
- a CDS encoding LysR family transcriptional regulator produces the protein MELRHLRYFQVLGETLNFTRAAERLHIAQPPLSRQIQQLEDELGVLLLERGRPLRLTAAGRFFFEHSNRVLEQLGKVCDNTRRIGLGHKTWLGIGFAPSTLYGVLPQLIRRLRSNETLELELGLSEMTTLQQVEALKAGRIDIGFGRIHIDDPAIVQRVLTEDRLVVALPAGHRLLGQALTLEQLANEPFVLYPANPRPSYADHVIALFNARGLNLKIAQWTNELQTAIGLVGAGIGVTLVPASVQVLHRDDIGFCPLLETAATSPIILSRRVGEPSPGLTHCLHLIAQLRAEIGRDDPVIS, from the coding sequence ATGGAGCTGCGTCATCTGCGCTACTTCCAGGTACTGGGGGAAACCCTCAACTTCACCCGCGCCGCCGAACGCCTGCACATCGCCCAGCCGCCCTTGAGCCGGCAGATCCAGCAACTGGAAGACGAGTTGGGGGTGCTGTTGCTGGAACGTGGTCGGCCGCTGCGCCTGACCGCCGCCGGGCGGTTTTTCTTTGAGCATTCCAACCGGGTGCTGGAGCAGTTGGGCAAGGTCTGCGACAACACCCGGCGCATTGGCCTGGGGCACAAGACCTGGCTGGGCATCGGCTTTGCCCCTTCGACCCTGTACGGCGTGCTGCCGCAACTGATCCGCCGCCTGCGCAGCAACGAAACCCTGGAGCTGGAACTGGGCCTGTCGGAAATGACCACCCTGCAACAGGTGGAAGCCTTGAAGGCCGGGCGCATCGATATCGGCTTTGGGCGCATTCACATCGACGACCCGGCCATCGTGCAACGGGTGCTGACCGAGGACCGGCTGGTGGTCGCCCTACCCGCCGGCCACCGCCTGCTGGGGCAGGCGCTGACCCTTGAGCAACTGGCCAACGAGCCTTTCGTGCTCTACCCGGCCAACCCGCGCCCAAGCTACGCCGACCACGTGATCGCGCTGTTCAATGCCCGGGGCCTGAACCTGAAGATCGCCCAATGGACCAATGAACTGCAGACCGCCATCGGCCTGGTGGGCGCCGGGATCGGCGTCACCCTGGTGCCGGCCTCGGTGCAGGTGCTACACCGCGACGACATCGGCTTTTGCCCCTTGCTGGAGACTGCGGCCACCTCGCCGATCATCCTCAGCCGCCGGGTCGGCGAACCCTCGCCAGGGCTCACCCACTGCCTGCACCTGATTGCCCAACTGAGGGCCGAGATAGGTCGCGACGACCCCGTCATCAGCTGA
- a CDS encoding muconate cycloisomerase family protein — protein MHASAIESIETIIVDLPTIRPHKLAMHTMQNQTLVLIRLRCADGIEGLGESTTIGGLAYGNESPDSIKTNIDRFFSPLLIGQDASNINAAMLRLEQSIRGNTFAKSGIESALLDAQGKRLGLPVSELLGGRVRDVLPVAWTLASGDTAKDIAEAEKMLDLRRHRIFKLKIGAGEVDRDLAHVIAIKKALGDRASVRVDVNQAWDEAVALRACRILGGNGIDLIEQPISRNNRAGMVRLNASSPAPIMADESIECVEDAFNLAREGAASVFALKIAKNGGPRAVLRTAAIAEAAGIGLYGGTMLEGGIGTLASAHAFLTLNKLSWDTELFGPLLLTEDILAEAPVYRDFHLHVSRAPGLGLSLDEERLAFFRRDKTTPVLHHT, from the coding sequence ATGCACGCTTCTGCCATTGAATCGATCGAAACGATCATCGTCGATCTGCCGACCATTCGCCCCCACAAGCTGGCCATGCACACCATGCAGAACCAGACCCTGGTGCTGATCCGCCTGCGCTGCGCCGACGGCATCGAAGGCCTGGGCGAATCCACCACCATCGGCGGCCTGGCCTATGGCAACGAAAGCCCGGACAGCATCAAGACCAACATCGACCGCTTCTTCAGCCCGCTGCTGATCGGCCAGGACGCCAGCAACATCAACGCCGCCATGCTGCGCCTGGAGCAGAGCATTCGCGGCAATACCTTCGCCAAGTCCGGCATCGAAAGCGCCTTGCTCGACGCCCAGGGCAAGCGCCTTGGCCTGCCGGTCAGCGAACTGTTGGGCGGCCGGGTGCGCGATGTGCTGCCCGTGGCCTGGACCCTGGCCAGCGGCGACACCGCCAAGGACATCGCCGAAGCCGAGAAGATGCTCGACCTGCGCCGCCACCGCATCTTCAAGCTGAAAATCGGCGCCGGCGAAGTGGACCGCGACCTGGCCCATGTGATCGCCATCAAGAAGGCCCTGGGCGACCGCGCCAGCGTGCGGGTCGACGTCAACCAGGCCTGGGACGAAGCCGTGGCCCTGCGCGCCTGCCGCATTCTCGGCGGCAACGGCATCGACCTGATCGAGCAACCCATCTCGCGCAACAACCGTGCCGGCATGGTGCGCCTGAATGCCAGCAGCCCGGCGCCGATCATGGCCGACGAATCCATCGAATGCGTGGAAGACGCCTTCAACCTGGCCCGCGAAGGCGCGGCCTCGGTGTTCGCCCTGAAGATCGCCAAGAACGGCGGGCCGCGCGCTGTCCTGCGTACCGCGGCGATTGCCGAGGCGGCGGGCATCGGCCTGTATGGCGGCACCATGCTCGAAGGCGGCATCGGCACCCTGGCCTCGGCCCACGCCTTTCTGACCCTGAACAAACTGAGCTGGGACACCGAGCTGTTCGGCCCGCTGCTGCTGACCGAGGACATCCTCGCCGAGGCGCCGGTGTACCGGGATTTCCACCTGCATGTCTCACGGGCACCGGGCCTTGGCCTGAGCCTGGACGAAGAGCGCCTGGCGTTCTTCCGTCGCGACAAAACCACCCCCGTGCTGCATCACACCTGA
- the catC gene encoding muconolactone Delta-isomerase, with translation MLFHVKMTVNLPVDMNPERAAHLKAEEKALAQRLQAEGKWRHLWRIAGLYANYSVFDVDSVQELHDTLMQLPLYPYMAIEVNALCRHPSSIHEDDR, from the coding sequence ATGCTATTCCACGTGAAAATGACCGTGAACCTGCCGGTCGACATGAACCCCGAGCGCGCCGCGCACCTGAAAGCCGAGGAAAAGGCCCTGGCCCAGCGCCTGCAGGCCGAAGGCAAGTGGCGCCACCTGTGGCGCATCGCCGGGCTGTACGCCAACTACAGCGTGTTCGACGTCGACAGCGTGCAGGAACTGCACGACACCCTGATGCAACTGCCGCTGTACCCGTACATGGCCATCGAAGTTAACGCCCTGTGCAGGCATCCTTCGTCCATTCATGAGGATGACCGCTGA
- the catA gene encoding catechol 1,2-dioxygenase, which produces MNVRISQTASAQRFLEEASGQFTEGGNPRTKAIVYRILRDTVNIIEDLNVTPEEFWKAVNYLNVLGARQEAGLLVAGLGLEHYLDLLMDAADEQAGKTGGTPRTIEGPLYVAGAPLSQGEARLDDGLDPGVVLFMQGQVTNTAGQPLAGAIVDVWHANTGGTYSYFDGSQSEFNLRRRIVTDAEGRYRFRSIVPSGYGCPPEGPTQQLLDQLGRHGQRPAHIHFFISADDHRHLTTQINLDGDPYLHDDFAYATRDELIAKITFSEDQARAKALGVSGRFAEIEFDFTLQSSAQPQEQQRHERVRALED; this is translated from the coding sequence ATGAACGTCAGAATTTCCCAGACTGCCAGCGCCCAACGCTTTCTTGAAGAAGCCAGCGGCCAGTTCACCGAAGGCGGCAACCCCCGGACCAAGGCCATCGTCTACCGCATCCTGCGGGACACCGTGAACATCATCGAAGACCTCAACGTCACCCCGGAAGAGTTCTGGAAGGCCGTCAACTACCTCAACGTGCTCGGCGCCCGCCAGGAAGCCGGGCTGTTGGTCGCAGGCCTGGGCCTGGAGCACTACCTGGACCTGCTGATGGACGCCGCCGACGAGCAGGCAGGCAAGACCGGCGGCACCCCGCGCACCATCGAAGGCCCGCTGTACGTGGCCGGCGCGCCCCTGAGCCAGGGCGAGGCGCGCCTGGACGACGGCCTCGATCCGGGCGTGGTGCTGTTCATGCAAGGGCAGGTGACCAACACTGCCGGCCAGCCCCTGGCCGGGGCTATCGTCGATGTCTGGCACGCCAACACCGGCGGCACCTATTCCTACTTCGACGGCAGCCAGTCGGAGTTCAACCTGCGTCGGCGCATCGTCACCGACGCCGAGGGCCGCTACCGTTTTCGCAGCATCGTGCCGTCCGGCTACGGCTGCCCGCCGGAAGGCCCGACCCAGCAACTGCTGGATCAACTGGGTCGCCACGGCCAGCGCCCGGCGCACATCCACTTCTTCATCTCGGCCGATGACCATCGCCACCTGACCACCCAGATCAACCTGGATGGCGATCCCTACCTGCACGACGACTTCGCCTACGCTACCCGCGACGAGCTGATTGCCAAGATCACCTTCAGCGAAGACCAGGCCCGGGCCAAGGCCCTGGGCGTGAGTGGCCGTTTCGCCGAAATCGAGTTCGACTTCACCCTGCAGTCCTCGGCCCAGCCGCAAGAACAGCAGCGCCACGAACGGGTGCGCGCCCTGGAGGACTGA
- a CDS encoding AraC family transcriptional regulator yields the protein MQMHLLSERSRVFVQADPHAVSGYVNQHVGSHCIRLPRAGQPQASLNHRALASLDLCSLSYGGSVRVTSPALESIYHLQVLLRGHCLWRGPGQEHCFAPGELLLINPDDPVDLTYSDDCEKFIIKIPTHLLEAACQEQRWQYPGQGVRFVRQRYQLQELEGFVPLLSLLCQESEALESMPKVQEHYAHILVGKLLGLMQTNVQRGTLSASAATFERIADYIERNLKQDIGCEELAQQARMSLRSLYALFERNVRTTPKNYIRQQKLQRVHACLSDPQCPVRNVTELALDFGFLHLGRFAQSYRQQYGERPSDTLKRRH from the coding sequence ATGCAAATGCATCTGTTGAGTGAACGCAGCCGCGTGTTTGTTCAAGCCGATCCCCATGCCGTGTCCGGTTACGTCAATCAGCACGTGGGCAGCCACTGCATCCGTCTGCCCCGGGCCGGGCAGCCCCAGGCCAGCCTCAACCACCGGGCCCTGGCCAGCCTCGACCTGTGCAGCCTCAGCTACGGCGGCAGCGTGCGCGTCACCTCGCCAGCGTTGGAAAGCATCTACCACCTGCAGGTGCTGCTGCGCGGCCATTGCCTGTGGCGCGGCCCGGGCCAGGAACACTGCTTCGCCCCGGGGGAGCTGCTGCTGATCAACCCCGACGACCCGGTGGACCTGACTTACTCTGACGACTGCGAAAAATTCATCATCAAGATTCCCACCCACCTGCTGGAAGCCGCCTGCCAGGAACAGCGCTGGCAGTACCCGGGGCAGGGCGTGCGCTTTGTGCGCCAGCGTTACCAACTGCAGGAACTGGAAGGCTTCGTGCCCCTGCTCAGCCTGTTATGCCAGGAGTCCGAAGCCCTTGAGAGCATGCCCAAGGTCCAGGAGCACTACGCGCACATTCTGGTGGGCAAACTGCTGGGCCTGATGCAGACCAATGTCCAGCGCGGCACCCTGAGCGCCTCGGCGGCGACCTTCGAACGCATTGCCGACTACATCGAACGCAACCTCAAGCAGGACATCGGCTGCGAGGAACTGGCGCAACAGGCGCGCATGAGCCTGCGTTCGCTGTATGCGCTGTTCGAACGCAACGTCCGCACTACGCCGAAGAACTACATCCGCCAGCAGAAACTGCAACGGGTGCACGCCTGCTTGAGCGACCCGCAATGCCCGGTGCGCAACGTCACCGAACTGGCCCTGGACTTCGGCTTCTTGCACCTGGGGCGCTTCGCCCAGAGCTACCGCCAGCAATACGGCGAACGGCCCTCCGACACCCTCAAGCGCCGCCACTGA
- the benA gene encoding benzoate 1,2-dioxygenase large subunit, producing the protein MSLRPEYLHSLLEEDPDQGVYRCKRAMFTDPRLFDLEMQHIFEGNWLYLAHDSQIPNPNDYYSTTMGRQPVFIARNKNGELNAFINACSHRGAMLCRHKTGNKASFTCPFHGWTFNNAGKLLKVKDPAVAGYPASFNCDGSHDLTRVARFESYRGFLFGSLNPDVLPLVEHLGESAKIIDMIVDQSADGLEVLRGSSSYIYEGNWKLTAENGADGYHVSSVHWNYAATQNQRKQREAGEDIRTMSAGTWAKQGGGFYSFDKGHMLLWTRWSNPEDRPLYERRDELARDFGQARADWMIENSRNLCLYPNVYLMDQFSSQIRIARPISVDRTEITIYCIAPKGESDEARARRIRQYEDFFNVSGMATPDDLEEFRSCQLGYQGSTTAWNDMSRGAEHWVQGADEAAKEIDLQPILSGLRTEDEGLFVMQHKYWQQTLLAALEREAARKIDVEAVQ; encoded by the coding sequence ATGTCCCTGCGACCCGAATACCTGCATTCCCTGCTTGAAGAAGACCCCGATCAGGGCGTCTACCGCTGCAAGCGGGCGATGTTCACCGACCCCCGGCTGTTCGACCTGGAGATGCAGCACATCTTCGAAGGCAACTGGCTGTACCTGGCCCACGACAGCCAGATTCCCAACCCCAACGACTACTACAGCACCACAATGGGCCGGCAGCCGGTGTTCATCGCGCGCAACAAGAACGGCGAACTCAATGCCTTCATCAACGCCTGCAGCCATCGCGGCGCCATGCTCTGCCGGCACAAGACCGGCAACAAGGCGTCCTTCACCTGCCCGTTCCACGGCTGGACCTTCAACAACGCCGGCAAACTGCTCAAGGTCAAGGACCCGGCCGTCGCGGGCTACCCGGCCAGCTTCAACTGCGACGGCTCTCACGACCTGACCCGCGTCGCGCGTTTTGAGTCCTATCGTGGCTTCCTGTTCGGCAGCCTCAACCCCGACGTGCTGCCCCTGGTGGAGCACCTGGGCGAGTCGGCGAAGATCATCGACATGATCGTCGACCAGTCCGCCGACGGCCTGGAAGTGCTGCGCGGCTCCTCCAGCTACATCTACGAAGGCAACTGGAAGCTCACCGCCGAAAACGGCGCCGACGGCTACCACGTCAGCTCGGTGCACTGGAACTACGCCGCCACCCAGAACCAGCGCAAGCAGCGCGAAGCCGGGGAAGACATCCGCACTATGAGCGCCGGCACCTGGGCCAAGCAGGGCGGCGGTTTCTACTCGTTCGACAAGGGCCACATGCTGCTCTGGACCCGCTGGTCCAACCCCGAGGATCGCCCGCTGTACGAACGTCGCGACGAGCTGGCCCGGGACTTCGGCCAGGCCCGGGCCGACTGGATGATCGAGAACTCGCGCAACCTGTGCCTGTATCCCAACGTCTACCTGATGGACCAGTTCAGCTCGCAGATCCGCATCGCCCGGCCGATCTCGGTGGACCGCACGGAAATCACCATCTACTGCATCGCGCCCAAGGGCGAGAGCGACGAAGCCCGGGCCCGGCGCATCCGCCAGTACGAAGACTTCTTCAACGTCAGCGGCATGGCCACCCCGGACGACCTGGAGGAGTTCCGCTCCTGCCAGCTCGGCTACCAGGGCAGCACCACGGCCTGGAACGACATGTCCCGTGGCGCCGAGCACTGGGTTCAGGGGGCAGACGAGGCCGCGAAAGAAATCGACCTGCAGCCGATCCTCAGCGGCCTGCGTACCGAGGACGAGGGCCTGTTCGTGATGCAGCACAAGTACTGGCAGCAGACCCTGCTGGCGGCCCTGGAGCGTGAAGCTGCACGCAAGATCGATGTGGAGGCCGTGCAATGA
- the benB gene encoding benzoate 1,2-dioxygenase small subunit, giving the protein MTVSYDTVLDFLYREARYLDDKDWDSWLELYAPDATFWMPSWDDSDQLTEDPQREISLIWYGNRSGLEDRVFRIKTERSSASIPDTRTSHNLSNIELLEQGDGQCKLRFNWHTLSFRYKTVDSYFGCSFYTLDLRGENPLIKAKKVILKNDYVRQVVDIYHL; this is encoded by the coding sequence ATGACTGTTTCCTACGACACCGTGCTGGATTTCCTGTACCGCGAAGCCCGCTACCTGGACGACAAGGACTGGGACAGCTGGCTGGAACTCTACGCCCCGGACGCGACCTTCTGGATGCCGTCCTGGGACGACAGCGACCAGCTGACCGAAGACCCGCAGCGGGAAATCTCGCTGATCTGGTACGGCAACCGCAGCGGCCTGGAAGACCGGGTGTTCCGCATCAAGACCGAGCGCTCCAGCGCCAGCATTCCCGACACCCGCACCTCCCACAACCTGAGCAATATCGAGCTGCTGGAGCAGGGCGACGGCCAGTGCAAGCTGCGTTTCAACTGGCACACCCTGAGCTTTCGCTACAAGACCGTGGACAGCTACTTCGGCTGCAGTTTCTACACCCTCGACCTGCGCGGCGAAAACCCGTTGATCAAGGCCAAGAAAGTCATCCTGAAGAACGACTACGTTCGCCAGGTCGTCGATATCTACCACCTCTGA